The following coding sequences lie in one Heptranchias perlo isolate sHepPer1 unplaced genomic scaffold, sHepPer1.hap1 HAP1_SCAFFOLD_459, whole genome shotgun sequence genomic window:
- the LOC137313281 gene encoding zinc finger protein 551-like: MTEDDTLADGGSPYRCADCGAGFGRPSELEAHDCCSAAAGRPFACSECGKRFAHSSTLLSHRHTHTGERPFACSVCGKSFARSFSLLTHRRVHTGERPFTCPVCGKGFTQSCNLLSHRRVHTDERPFRCPQCGKRFRVSSSLARHRRVHTGERPFACPVCGMGFTQSSHLLAHRRVHTGEGPFACSVCGMGFTHSSSLLTHQRVHTGERPYTCAVCGKGFTQSSNLMTHQRVHTGERPFRCSQCGKRFKVSSHLLRHQRIHTGERQSPRGGGEGDSPRSPT, from the coding sequence GATGGCGGCTCTCCCTACCGCTGCGCCGACTGCGGCGCGGGCTTCGGCCGCCCGTCCGAGCTGGAGGCCCACGACTGCTGCTCCGCCGCCGCCGGGCGTCCCTTCGCGTGCTCCGAGTGCGGCAAGCGCTTCGCCCATTCCTCCACCCTGCTGAGCCACCGGCACACCCACACCGGCGAGCGGCCCTTCGCCTGCTCGGTCTGCGGCAAGAGCTTCGCCCGCTCCTTCAGCCTGCTGACCCACCGGCGGGTCCACACCGGCGAGCGGCCCTTCACCTGCCCCGTCTGCGGCAAGGGCTTCACCCAGTCCTGCAACCTGCTGAGCCACCGGCGGGTGCACACCGACGAGCGGCCCTTCCGCTGCCCGCAGTGCGGCAAGCGCTTCCGGGTGTCGAGCAGCCTGGCGCGGCACCGGCGGGTCCACACCGGCGAGCGGCCCTTCGCCTGCCCCGTCTGCGGCATGGGCTTCACCCAGTCCTCCCACCTGCTGGCCCACCGGCGGGTGCACACCGGCGAGGGCCCCTTCGCCTGCTCGGTCTGCGGCATGGGCTTCACCCACTCCTCCAGCCTGCTGACCCACCAGCGGGTCCACACCGGCGAGCGGCCCTACACCTGCGCCGTCTGCGGCAAGGGCTTCACCCAGTCCTCCAACCTGATGACCCACCAGCGGGTGCATACCGGGGAGCGGCCCTTCCGCTGCTCCCAGTGCGGCAAACGCTTCAAGGTCTCCTCCCACCTGCTGCGGCACCAGCGGATCCACACCGGGGAGCGGCAGTCACCCAGGGGCGGCGGGGAGGGCGACTCGCCTCGCAGTCCCACCTGA